From a single Apium graveolens cultivar Ventura chromosome 2, ASM990537v1, whole genome shotgun sequence genomic region:
- the LOC141707599 gene encoding uncharacterized protein LOC141707599, producing the protein MKIKRENIARGLGISFNKGVDSAAAHVRNTKVLPVSDSAIVLSSGQYCKNYEKSAQNAKADKTKASSKVKEILRWVAAAKTEMKGKCTSCKVLHFRNKATLKAIPDDDINNESPKISFRWDVENCSNISSSVYSAFSVSSSTRNADQDSKPGSWITTDSEYVVLEL; encoded by the exons ATGAAGATAAAGAGAGAAAATATTGCTAGAGGACTAGGCATTAGTTTCAACAAAGGGGTAGATTCTGCAGCAGCTCACGTCCGAAATACCAAGGTTTTGCCTGTCTCTGATTCTGCAATTGTATTATCATCCGGTCAATACTGTAAAAACTACGAAAAAAGTGCTCAGAATGCTAAGGCTGACAAAACAAAGGCATCATCTAAAGTGAAGGAGATTTTGAGATGGGTTGCGGCTGCAAAAACTGAAATGAAAGGGAAATGTACAAGTTGCAAG GTTTTGCATTTTCGAAACAAGGCAACACTAAAAGCAATTCCAGATGATGATATAAATAATGAGTCTCCGAAGATTAGTTTTAGGTGGGATGTGGAGAATTGTTCAAACATATCTTCCTCTGTTTACTCTGCTTTTTCAGTGTCTTCTTCCACTAGGAATGCTGACCAAGATAGTAAACCAGGAAGCTGGATCACAACAGATTCTGAAT ATGTGGTGCTGGAGCTATAA
- the LOC141706002 gene encoding uncharacterized protein LOC141706002 has product MDRYRKVQNPKAETAINENEIRITAKGLVRNYITYATSLLQEGNGSEIVLKAMGQAINKTVSITEIIKRRMPQLHQDTVISSVSIVDVWEPIEEGLLPVETSRNVSMISITLSTKELNKNSPGYQSPANAEQARQQPQSRPQQNYQQQQRGPRDNYHQQQSSRPQNNYLQQQSRPQNNYHQQQPPKPRNNYQQQQQSRTYNTQPPQPIRSQNNYQQQQQSRTQNNYVQQEPNFTRQARQNYNVADEDSYGRGGGGARGRGRGRGWSRSGYGSDEGNYRGNYQGNYQENYQETGNYRNRGQRGGHDGSYNRDYQDARGRDGGRVRGGYGRNRGRMGNYSRDDSNQE; this is encoded by the exons ATGGATAGATACAGAAAAGTGCAGAACCCTAAGGCTGAGACCGCTATTAATGAGAATGAGATCAGAATCACTGCTAAAGGCTTGGTTCGTAACTACATCACCTACGCCACTTCTCTGCTTCAG GAGGGGAATGGAAGTGAAATTGTACTCAAAGCTATGGGACAAGCAATAAACAAGACGGTCTCCATCACAGAGATTATTAAG AGACGAATGCCTCAATTGCACCAAGATACTGTCATCAGTTCAGTAAGCATTGTGGATGTATGGGAGCCCATCGAGGAGGGTCTTCTTCC TGTGGAGACAAGCCGCAATGTCTCAATGATTTCAATCACCTTGTCAACTAAGGAGTTGAACAAGAACTCTCCAGG GTATCAGTCTCCAGCTAATGCAGAACAAGCGAGGCAACAGCCACAATCAAGGCCACAACAGAATTATCAGCAACAGCAGCGAGGGCCACGAGACAATTATCACCAACAGCAGTCCTCAAGGCCGCAGAACAATTATTTACAACAGCAGTCAAGGCCGCAGAACAATTATCACCAACAGCAGCCCCCAAAGCCACGAAACAATTATCAGCAACAACAGCAATCAAGGACATATAACACTCAGCCACCCCAGCCCATAAGGTCGCAAAACAATTATCAGCAACAGCAGCAATCAAGGACACAGAACAATTATGTGCAGCAGGAACCAAATTTTACTAGACAAGCACGACAAAATTACAATGTTGCTGATGAAG ATTCATATGGGCGAGGTGGTGGTGGGGCCCGAGGTAGAGGGAGAGGACGAGGGTGGAGTAGAAGTGGATATGGAAGCGATGAAGGAAACTATAGGGGAAACTACCAAGGGAACTACCAAGAGAACTATCAAG AAACTGGTAACTACCGAAACCGGGGACAAAGGGGTGGCCATGATGGAAGCTACAATCGTG ATTATCAAGATGCTAGAGGCAGGGATGGAGGAAGGGTAAGAGGTGGTTATGGTCGTAATCGCGGGAGAATGGGAAATTATTCAAGGGATGATAGCAATCAGGAGTAG